One stretch of Methylopila sp. 73B DNA includes these proteins:
- a CDS encoding HNH endonuclease signature motif containing protein, producing MKLAGYRLKTAEGRRLKPAPKTAAEHYQTPEHRAWRAEVLRRAMFCCQHPGCTATAYTARLFADHIVELKDGGAALDPENGQALCGKHHTVKTMRERAKRAKA from the coding sequence ATGAAGCTAGCGGGCTACCGGCTGAAGACGGCCGAGGGCCGCAGGCTCAAGCCGGCCCCGAAGACCGCCGCCGAGCACTACCAGACGCCCGAGCATCGGGCTTGGCGCGCCGAGGTGCTCCGCCGCGCGATGTTCTGCTGTCAGCACCCCGGCTGCACGGCGACCGCCTACACGGCGCGCCTGTTCGCCGACCACATCGTCGAGCTGAAGGACGGGGGCGCCGCGCTGGATCCTGAGAACGGGCAAGCGCTCTGCGGCAAGCACCACACCGTGAAGACGATGCGCGAGCGCGCGAAGAGGGCGAAGGCATGA
- a CDS encoding DUF4160 domain-containing protein, translated as MARLHQDGNITVRVYANDHLPPHFHVVTPNAEALVLIDGLTILRGEIDTATRRKVWGWVEANVAVIAAEWNRINPRFPIA; from the coding sequence ATGGCACGGCTTCATCAGGACGGCAACATCACGGTTCGGGTCTACGCGAACGACCACCTGCCGCCTCACTTCCATGTCGTGACGCCGAACGCCGAAGCGCTGGTGCTGATCGACGGCCTCACCATCCTGCGCGGCGAGATCGACACCGCGACGCGCCGCAAGGTGTGGGGCTGGGTCGAGGCCAACGTCGCCGTCATCGCCGCCGAATGGAACCGTATCAACCCCCGCTTCCCCATCGCCTGA
- a CDS encoding transcription termination/antitermination NusG family protein, with translation MTDAAPLFSATIRRSRRSLTVEQRRAALEADKARRSAARKLSRDREVDGMPWFVLQTAPLCERRVELALISLGLCVYLPEGKRWFRPRRPMKGVAYIERVRVAFPRYMFVGFPDAKRPDPKVDGVMGVLGMGNGVERIPVLITGAQIAALREAQEAGAMDFGKNPTRYDHGQHVEILHPLLRGLTGLICSKKIDGGYKVDLGWLSAMPIVSVDLLRKAA, from the coding sequence ATGACCGACGCCGCCCCCCTCTTCTCCGCCACCATTCGCCGCTCGCGCCGGTCCCTGACGGTGGAGCAGCGCCGCGCCGCGCTCGAGGCGGACAAGGCGCGGCGCTCCGCCGCGCGAAAGCTGTCCCGCGACCGCGAGGTGGACGGCATGCCGTGGTTCGTCCTGCAGACCGCGCCCCTTTGCGAGCGTCGTGTCGAGCTGGCGCTGATCAGCCTCGGGCTCTGCGTCTACCTGCCGGAAGGGAAGCGCTGGTTCCGCCCGCGCCGGCCGATGAAGGGCGTCGCCTACATCGAGCGCGTCCGCGTCGCCTTCCCGCGATACATGTTCGTCGGCTTCCCCGACGCCAAGCGGCCCGATCCGAAGGTGGACGGCGTCATGGGCGTGCTGGGCATGGGGAACGGCGTCGAGCGCATTCCCGTCCTGATCACGGGCGCGCAGATCGCGGCGCTGCGCGAGGCGCAGGAAGCTGGCGCGATGGACTTCGGGAAGAACCCGACGCGCTACGACCACGGCCAGCACGTGGAGATCCTGCACCCGCTGCTCCGCGGGCTCACCGGGCTGATCTGCTCGAAGAAGATCGACGGCGGCTACAAGGTCGACCTCGGATGGCTGAGCGCGATGCCGATCGTCTCCGTTGACCTGCTGCGCAAAGCAGCCTAA
- a CDS encoding DUF927 domain-containing protein, whose translation MSRSSSKPFALPAEEKARFVKTGEIRQRVRGREIDVLGAIGVPWSNSRGTHINCPFPDHPGDPTNDWRWDEKRARSYCTCAKGEDIFGVVGKCEGLPSFDDQKLRVAELLGASDLIMERAPRDPGRMQTTATALLSPPPDNRDDELVRAYLASRLRIDPADVSMPTTKFVGIERLSYVEAKRSPGKEIAFDTIGTYPCAVFKMVGPDGRSHAHRIYLGERGVGKADIPKDKKGEPRDAKKSASKASGVESTAGLSVLWGDPETAKTTIVTEGIETGAAVAYSLAAKVAEGTLVVAAAISAGGLQAFEPWPACDLVVAAADRDEAGKNGRPPSRAGERAARKLGMRLADRIRVKIALPGSTGQTLDWLDVMNEYGEVAVAEGLRAATPFVPTQAEIDEKQTAHERKSEAERAAEMYPLPELDLISLHYGHTATGKLRVLRIEADDKGSVTTLPVCSPFGVLARLRQLDKEDTYGLRLVVQGMNGAPQTIDVERSGTMARGGDELRAQLAAAGLRTEGDGHLTVISVLRGADPEKEIAVVSRPGWHHIESIPTPMFMTPSGVAIGAPANSTVELAISARMSPAVATGGTLEGWKKAATLAATTPGCEHWTIGLLAGFAGVLVDLTAIDTCGIDFTGMSSAGKSTAQRIATSAWCVPDGTRDKSLFQSARSTDNALEAAATRSTGTVLSLDEMAHVRGKDVAKIIYMIAGGAGKARMNASAGVRPVHTWRTFAVLSGEQALEEKVTSDGGEWFAGMSVRILDVDVTGVNRRVDAERLRQIGGVRANYGHAGPAFVEHLVKTGLHKKASEVRERIMRVGEALAGDADAATVRAATPLAVLQVAGELAREAGLICPEVNVQRAIGWAWGRFQTSTNAEALDPDAQATNNLRTWIVSRWNVSIKHVTPGAGGNPSREAEGWYDSDAVYIPKGALREAAGNVMKEQALAEMLERTQGLHRRKDATRRYIQYIPGGLRINAYALSRQSFGLGAFMEDRELAPVVAINGPADPYRGDLDDDLPWGA comes from the coding sequence GTGTCACGATCGTCCAGTAAGCCGTTTGCACTTCCCGCCGAAGAGAAGGCCCGGTTCGTAAAGACCGGCGAAATCCGGCAGCGTGTCCGCGGGCGCGAGATCGATGTGCTGGGCGCGATCGGCGTGCCGTGGAGCAACTCCCGCGGCACGCACATCAACTGCCCGTTCCCGGACCACCCTGGCGACCCGACCAACGACTGGCGCTGGGATGAGAAGCGGGCGCGGTCCTACTGCACCTGCGCCAAGGGCGAAGACATCTTCGGCGTCGTGGGCAAGTGCGAGGGTCTTCCGAGCTTCGACGATCAGAAGCTGCGTGTCGCCGAGCTGCTCGGCGCCTCCGACCTGATCATGGAGCGCGCGCCCCGCGACCCTGGGCGCATGCAGACGACGGCGACCGCGCTGCTCAGCCCGCCGCCGGACAACCGCGACGATGAACTCGTTCGGGCCTATCTCGCCAGCCGGCTTCGCATCGACCCGGCCGATGTCTCGATGCCTACGACCAAGTTCGTCGGCATCGAGCGGCTGTCCTACGTCGAGGCGAAGCGGTCTCCGGGTAAGGAAATCGCATTCGACACGATCGGAACTTACCCATGCGCCGTGTTCAAGATGGTCGGGCCGGATGGGCGGTCGCACGCCCACCGGATCTATCTGGGTGAGCGCGGCGTCGGTAAGGCCGACATCCCGAAGGACAAGAAGGGCGAGCCCCGCGACGCCAAGAAATCGGCGTCCAAGGCGTCGGGCGTCGAGAGCACGGCGGGGCTCAGCGTTCTGTGGGGGGACCCGGAGACCGCAAAGACGACCATCGTCACCGAAGGCATAGAGACCGGCGCCGCGGTCGCTTACAGCCTCGCCGCGAAGGTCGCCGAGGGAACGCTTGTCGTTGCGGCCGCTATCTCCGCCGGCGGGCTTCAAGCGTTCGAGCCTTGGCCGGCTTGCGATCTCGTCGTCGCCGCCGCCGACCGTGACGAGGCGGGAAAGAACGGGCGTCCGCCATCGAGGGCAGGAGAGCGAGCGGCCCGTAAGCTAGGTATGCGGCTGGCCGACAGGATCAGGGTCAAGATTGCGTTGCCGGGCTCTACGGGCCAGACGCTCGACTGGCTCGATGTCATGAACGAGTATGGCGAGGTGGCGGTCGCGGAAGGTTTGCGGGCTGCGACGCCGTTCGTGCCGACACAGGCCGAGATCGACGAGAAGCAGACCGCGCACGAGCGCAAGAGCGAGGCCGAGCGAGCCGCGGAGATGTATCCGCTGCCCGAACTCGACCTGATCAGCCTGCACTACGGCCACACCGCGACCGGCAAGCTCCGCGTCCTGAGGATTGAGGCCGACGATAAGGGCAGCGTGACCACCTTGCCGGTGTGCTCACCGTTCGGTGTGCTCGCCCGACTCCGCCAGCTCGACAAGGAAGACACTTACGGCCTGCGGCTTGTGGTTCAGGGGATGAACGGCGCGCCCCAGACGATCGACGTCGAACGCTCTGGAACGATGGCTCGCGGCGGAGACGAACTCCGTGCGCAGCTCGCGGCGGCTGGGTTGCGGACGGAAGGCGACGGACATCTCACGGTCATCAGCGTCCTACGCGGCGCGGATCCGGAGAAAGAGATCGCGGTGGTGTCCCGTCCTGGCTGGCATCACATCGAGAGCATTCCGACCCCTATGTTCATGACGCCATCCGGCGTCGCGATCGGGGCGCCCGCGAATTCAACGGTCGAACTCGCGATCTCGGCGCGCATGTCGCCGGCGGTCGCCACCGGCGGGACGCTGGAGGGCTGGAAGAAGGCCGCCACGCTCGCCGCGACCACGCCCGGCTGCGAGCACTGGACGATCGGCCTGCTGGCTGGGTTCGCCGGCGTGTTGGTCGACCTGACGGCGATCGACACTTGCGGGATCGACTTCACCGGAATGTCGTCGGCGGGCAAGTCCACCGCGCAACGGATCGCGACGTCAGCGTGGTGCGTGCCGGACGGCACGCGCGACAAGTCGCTGTTCCAGTCCGCGCGCTCAACCGACAACGCGCTAGAGGCCGCCGCGACGCGCTCCACCGGCACTGTCCTGTCGCTCGACGAGATGGCCCACGTGCGGGGCAAGGACGTCGCCAAGATCATCTACATGATCGCAGGCGGGGCGGGTAAGGCTCGCATGAACGCCTCGGCCGGCGTCAGGCCGGTCCACACGTGGCGCACTTTCGCCGTGCTTTCCGGCGAGCAGGCCCTTGAAGAGAAGGTGACCTCGGACGGCGGCGAATGGTTCGCCGGGATGAGCGTCCGCATCCTCGACGTGGACGTGACCGGCGTGAACCGCCGCGTTGACGCCGAGCGCCTGCGTCAGATCGGCGGCGTGCGCGCCAACTACGGCCATGCCGGACCTGCATTCGTCGAGCACCTCGTGAAGACCGGGCTGCACAAGAAGGCGTCCGAAGTTCGCGAGCGGATCATGCGCGTAGGCGAGGCCCTCGCGGGCGACGCCGATGCTGCGACCGTCCGGGCCGCAACGCCGCTCGCCGTCCTTCAGGTCGCCGGCGAGCTGGCGCGCGAGGCTGGCTTGATCTGTCCTGAGGTCAACGTGCAGAGGGCAATCGGTTGGGCCTGGGGAAGGTTCCAGACGTCGACTAACGCCGAGGCGCTGGACCCTGACGCGCAGGCGACGAACAACCTGCGGACTTGGATCGTCTCTCGCTGGAACGTCAGCATCAAGCACGTGACGCCAGGCGCGGGCGGCAACCCGTCTCGGGAGGCGGAGGGCTGGTACGACAGCGACGCTGTCTACATCCCAAAGGGCGCGCTCCGGGAAGCCGCCGGCAACGTGATGAAGGAACAGGCGCTCGCCGAGATGCTCGAGCGGACGCAGGGGCTCCACCGCAGGAAAGACGCGACCCGGCGGTACATCCAGTACATCCCGGGCGGTTTGCGGATCAACGCCTACGCCCTGAGCCGCCAGAGCTTCGGGCTCGGCGCCTTCATGGAAGACCGAGAACTCGCGCCGGTCGTCGCCATCAATGGTCCGGCGGATCCCTACCGCGGAGACCTCGATGACGACCTTCCGTGGGGCGCGTGA
- a CDS encoding AAA family ATPase — MILSPQQEIAAADFTRWFRSPSSPVYRLFGYAGTGKTTLAKQLAESVSYSTRYAAFTGKAALMLKRRGCTDASTIHSLIYRPVEKRDGSVEYELNTNGPLRDATLLVIDECSMVDEDLARDLLSFNVPILALGDPAQLPPVSGAGYFTDAEPDTMLTEIHRQLAGNPIIRMSIDIREGRRLALGQYGQSRVIRRADLTEEDVLQADQVLVGRNVTRQQINTKFRGLLGRPSAPTTGDKLVCLKNKRDRGLLNGGLWRVDRAMHDVSGVHRMKVTSEDEAAAADIVVPNEFFTGEEAKLDWRARKRIDEFTYGYALTVHKSQGSQWDDVVVFDESSFFREHATAHLYTALTRAAKRVTIVQ; from the coding sequence TTGATCCTGTCGCCCCAGCAAGAGATTGCGGCCGCCGACTTCACCCGGTGGTTTCGTTCCCCAAGCTCTCCCGTCTACCGCCTGTTCGGCTACGCCGGCACCGGCAAGACCACGCTGGCGAAGCAGCTCGCCGAGAGCGTGTCCTACTCGACGCGCTATGCGGCGTTTACCGGCAAGGCCGCGCTGATGCTCAAGCGCCGCGGCTGCACCGACGCCAGTACCATCCATTCGCTGATCTACCGGCCGGTGGAGAAGCGCGATGGCTCGGTTGAGTACGAGCTGAACACGAACGGCCCGCTGCGCGACGCGACGCTGCTGGTCATCGACGAGTGCTCGATGGTCGACGAAGACCTCGCGCGCGACCTCCTCAGCTTCAACGTGCCGATCCTCGCCCTGGGCGACCCGGCGCAGCTCCCGCCCGTAAGCGGGGCCGGTTACTTCACCGACGCTGAGCCGGACACGATGCTGACGGAGATCCACCGCCAGCTTGCCGGGAACCCGATCATCCGCATGTCGATCGACATCCGCGAGGGTCGCCGGCTCGCGCTGGGGCAATACGGCCAGAGCCGGGTGATCCGCCGCGCCGACCTGACCGAGGAGGACGTGCTGCAGGCCGACCAGGTGCTGGTCGGGCGCAACGTGACGCGGCAGCAGATCAACACGAAGTTCCGGGGGCTGCTCGGCCGCCCCTCCGCGCCAACTACGGGCGACAAGCTGGTCTGCCTGAAGAACAAGCGCGACCGCGGCCTGCTGAACGGCGGGCTCTGGCGGGTCGACCGCGCGATGCACGACGTGTCCGGCGTCCACCGCATGAAGGTGACGTCGGAGGACGAAGCCGCCGCCGCCGACATCGTGGTCCCGAACGAGTTCTTCACGGGCGAGGAAGCCAAGCTCGACTGGCGCGCCCGGAAGCGGATCGACGAGTTCACCTACGGGTACGCGCTCACCGTCCACAAATCGCAGGGCTCGCAGTGGGACGACGTCGTCGTCTTCGACGAGAGTTCGTTCTTCCGCGAGCACGCGACGGCGCACCTCTACACCGCACTGACGAGGGCCGCGAAGCGTGTCACGATCGTCCAGTAA
- a CDS encoding YdaS family helix-turn-helix protein: MIDTKAPQTPTEALLLAIDRARGQTALARKIGTIQQNVFYWVKKRQIGPPAEFVLAIERETGVSRHCLRPDLYPAPPSPQANAA, translated from the coding sequence ATGATCGACACCAAAGCTCCCCAAACGCCCACGGAAGCCCTCCTGCTGGCGATCGACCGAGCCCGAGGTCAGACAGCCTTGGCGCGGAAGATCGGCACTATCCAGCAGAACGTCTTCTACTGGGTGAAGAAGCGCCAGATCGGGCCGCCCGCCGAATTCGTGCTCGCGATCGAGCGTGAGACTGGCGTCTCTCGACATTGCTTGCGTCCGGATCTCTATCCGGCACCGCCCTCCCCGCAGGCGAACGCCGCGTGA
- a CDS encoding S24 family peptidase, with product MAKLTTLADKVRHIRTVRGMSQQSLGVFAGVTQQSIEAIESGRTKQPRSIVEIAGALGVNPAMLVNDQVVLDTEALTFEPVPLSRASKPSEIEPAEHAPDHASLRQAPQDVPVLGTAEGGAVGDFTLNGETIDYVRRPPGIARAKDVFALYITGQSMYPRFNEGELVYVSTARPPAIGDDVIVELHPENGDAAGPGFIKRLAKRTPTKIIVEQFNPPAQVEFDRAEVRSLFRIIPWPEVLGI from the coding sequence ATGGCGAAGCTGACGACCCTGGCGGATAAGGTCAGGCACATCCGAACGGTGAGGGGGATGAGCCAGCAGTCTCTCGGCGTTTTTGCGGGCGTCACCCAACAATCGATCGAGGCCATCGAGTCCGGGCGCACAAAGCAGCCTCGGTCCATCGTAGAAATCGCCGGAGCGCTCGGCGTTAATCCTGCGATGTTGGTGAACGATCAGGTCGTCCTGGACACCGAGGCGTTGACCTTCGAGCCTGTTCCGCTCTCGCGGGCTTCAAAGCCTTCGGAGATTGAGCCGGCCGAACACGCCCCCGATCATGCGAGCCTCCGGCAGGCGCCGCAGGACGTGCCGGTACTTGGGACAGCGGAAGGCGGCGCCGTAGGCGACTTCACGCTGAATGGCGAGACGATCGACTACGTACGGAGGCCGCCCGGCATCGCGAGGGCGAAGGATGTCTTCGCGCTCTACATCACCGGGCAGAGCATGTACCCCCGCTTTAACGAAGGTGAGCTAGTCTACGTCTCGACAGCCCGTCCGCCCGCGATCGGGGATGACGTGATCGTTGAGCTTCATCCAGAGAACGGCGACGCCGCCGGTCCTGGGTTCATTAAGCGGCTTGCGAAGCGGACCCCGACGAAGATCATCGTGGAGCAGTTCAATCCGCCGGCTCAGGTGGAGTTCGATCGCGCGGAGGTGAGGTCGCTCTTCCGGATCATCCCATGGCCAGAGGTCCTAGGGATCTGA